The DNA sequence ATGATTTTGACAAGCAAACATTGAGTACCAAAACCCTAGTTACttatcaaaatcatttttaaagaaattagttaGTCTTTCGTTACCGGAATTTTTTCGACTCGACGGATGTGTCTGCCACCTTCAAAATTCAGTTCCGAAAAACTCATCCATAATGTTGCGAGCTGTTTCGGTATCGATATATCTACCGGGCATTACCAAAACATTTGCATCATTATGCAAACGCGTCATGTGAGCTATTTCAGGAATCCAGACAAGAGCTGCTCTAACATGCTGATGCTTATTGAGCGTCATGGAAATTCCTTCACCGCTTCCGCAAATAGCAATACCTTGACCAACTTCACCTTCCTTCATACCATTAGCTAAAGCATGAGCGAAGTCAGGATAGTCACAACTGTCTGTAGAATATGTGCCATAATCCTTAAAAGGGAATATGCTTTTCTTCCAGATATTGCTTAACAAACTGTTTTAATTCAAAACCAGCGTGATCGCTAGCCAATCCTATTGTTTGCATTATCAATAAAACTTATTCATTGAGAAATTTTGCAACCTCATTGTGGATATTCTGTGGCGTATAACCCAACTTCTCATCCAGCACCTTATAGGGAGCACTGAAACCAAAGCCTTTCAAGTCCGTAAACTTTACCGTTACCGCCAACAAGTCCTTCAAAAGTAACAGGAAGACCAGCCGTCAAACCGAAAATCTTAGCATTCTTGGGCAAAAGACCTTCTTGATATTCTTTGCTTTGACGACGGAAAAGTCCTTCGCTGGGGCAGCTAACGACTCTAGCCTTAATACCATCTTGCTTCAACAAAGTAGCAGTTTCTGCAAGTGTGCTAACTTCAGATCCTGAAGCAATCAGAATTACATCAGGATTTTCTTCTTGAATAACTGCATAAGCGCCATGAGCGACACCTTCTTCATAATTAGTACCTGCAGGTAAATCGTTAACATTCTGTCTGCTAAAAATCAATGCCGTAGGAGTACTCATATTTTCCATGGCCATTTTCCAACAAGCAGTAACTGCATGTACATCGCAAGGACGGAACACACGCACACTATCATTGCCGCTGTGATTCTTAAGTTTCTCCATGAGACGGATTTGAGCTTCCTGCTCCACGGGTTCATGAGTAGGACCATCTTCTCCCACGCGGAAAGCGTCATGCGTCCAAACGAACTTCACAGGAACTTCCATCAAAGCAGCCATACGGATTGCCGGTTTCATATAGTCAGAGAATACGAAGAACGTACCCATAGCCGTAATCATACCGCCATGCAACATGATACCAATACATACACATGCCATGGTAAGTTCTGATACACCAGCCTGCAAGAAACCACCTGCAAAAATTCGTACGACTAATTTCTGTCGCATGCTTCAAGAAACCATCGGTTTTGTCTGAGTTACACAAGTCTGCCGATGATACAATCATATTGGGAACATACTGTGACAACAAAGCCAAGCAATTAGCCGATCCGTTACGAGTAGGCGAATTAGGTTTCTGTTCGATTGTATCCCAAGGAATTTGCGGCAATTTACCTGCCATCCAGTCGTCAAGCAAAGCAGCCTTATCAGCATTTGCTTCAGCCCAAGCCTTTTCTTCAGCCTTACGTTCAGCAACAATTTTACGCAAATCCTGCTTACGTTCTTCATACATTTGAGCTACTTCGTCTCGAATCACAAAAGGATTCTCAGGATCAGCGCCCAAGTTTTTAATCGTATTCACGTAAGCATCACCGCCCTAAAGGAGCACCATGCGTTTTGCAATCACGTTCATAAGACGTATTGTCAGCCTTACGACAGCCCTTACCCATTACGCAGTGACCAATAATAAGCGTAGGACGGCTTTCTTTCACGTTGAGCCTCCTTCAAGGCAGCACGAATCTGTTCACAGTCATTGCCGTCAATCTCAATTACATTCCAATTCCAAGAACGATACTTCATTCCTGTATCCTCAGAAATAACAGTAGCCGTTTCGGTTGACAACTGAATTTCGTTGGCATCAAAGAACATAATCAAGTTATTCAAGCCCAAGTGACCAGCAATGCGTCCGGCACCTTGTGAAATTTCTTCCTGAATACCGCCATCCGAGATATAGGCATAAATCTTTTCTTTGTCAAAACCCGGATTTCCCGTACGTGCATACAAAGCCTTAGCAGCAATAGCAGCACCCACAGCATAGGTATGTCCCTGTCCTAAGGGGCCGCTGGTATTTTCGATACCTCTTTCCGGACAAACTTCAGGGTGTCCGGGAGTTGGCGATCCCCACTGACGGAATTGTTTTAAGTCCTCGATGCTAAAGTTTCCAATGAGGGCTAATTGTGAATATAGCATCGGTGACATGTGGCCAGGATCCAGGAAGAAGCGATCGCGGCAACGCCATGTAGGTTCATCGGGGTCAAAGGTCAAGAATTCGGAATAGAGCACGTTGATAAGTCTGCACCGCCCATTGCACACCACCTGGGTGGTCCCGATTTTGCGCGTTCAACCATACTTGCTGCCAATATACGTATGTTATCAGCTGCAAGATTCATGAGTTCTTTTGAGTGTTCCATTGATATATTGCTATATTCGGTTAAATTCATTGCAATTTTGATGTGCATAATTGCTTACACACCTATTTATTAGCGCAAAGTTTACAAAATTATTGGTATTTCTATGGatatttttgcttgaaaagaCCCTTTTTATTAAGAAACCTTATGCATTTAAGCACGATAATCAAGCATAAGCATCAACCATTAAGTACA is a window from the Vulpes lagopus strain Blue_001 unplaced genomic scaffold, ASM1834538v1 ctg1018, whole genome shotgun sequence genome containing:
- the LOC121483777 gene encoding transketolase-like, whose translation is MNAAIRAVTRSGICNGYKIKGIYRGFDGLINDEVKNFTTEDVSNIIQTGGTILRTARSKNSRHLPVGKKLMGRDAGFLAQNSAIAAGAEAAIIPEDTTGSDQLIAFMSRGIRKSKKSCIVIVSESPKCGAMYYADRVVCNGRCRLINVLYSEFLTFDPDEPTWRCRDRFFLDPGHMSPMLYSQLALIGNFSIEDLKQFRQWGSPTPGHPEVCPERGIENTSGPLGQGHTYAVGAAIAAKALYARTGNPGFDKEKIYAYISDGGIQEEISQGAGRIAGHLGLNNLIMFFDANEIQLSTETATVISEDTGMKYRSWNWNVIEIDGNDCEQIRAALKEGGDAYVNTIKNLGADPENPFVIRDEVAQMYEERKQDLRKIVAERKAEEKAWAEANADKAALLDDWMAGKLPQIPWDTIEQKPNSPTRGFLQAGVSELTMACVCIGIMLHGGMITAMGTFFVFSDYMKPAIRMAALMEVPVKFVWTHDAFRVGEDGPTHEPVEQEAQIRLMEKLKNHSGNDSVRVFRPCDVHAVTACWKMAMENMSTPTALIFSRQNVNDLPAGTNYEEGVAHGAYAVIQEENPDVILIASGSEVSTLAETATLLKQDGIKARVVSCPSEGLFRRQSKEYQEGLLPKNAKIFGLTAGLPVTFEGLVGDSCDYPDFAHALANGMKEGEVGQGIAICGSGEGISMTLNKHQHVRAALVWIPEIAHMTRLHNDANVLVMPGRYIDTETARNIMDEFFGTEF